The following nucleotide sequence is from Alphaproteobacteria bacterium.
TGCCGTTAAACGCGTTGCGTTTCATAATGGACGCATTTCGGGTTCGATCAATTTGCAAGGCGGCCGGATCGATGACGTGACTTTGACCAATTACCGGGAAACGGTCGATCCAACCAGCCCGAATATTGTCTTGCTGTCGCCGGAAAATACCAAGACCGGATATTATTCCGAATTTGGCTGGGTTAAAACCGGCGATGCCAATCCGGTTTTGCCGAATGGCGATACGATTTGGCGCGCCGATAAAACCGAACTGACGGCGGCACAGCCGGTGACTTTGACTTATGATAATGGCCAGGGTTTGGAATTTCAAAAAACCTATACGCTGGATCAGGATTATATGATCACGGTTACGCAAACCGTGCGCAACAAAGGCAATACGCCAGTATCTTTAGTTCCATACGCATTGATCGCGCGTTACTATGAACATCATGGCCGCGATTTCTTTGTCTTGCACGAAGGTTTGTTGGGCGTGCTTGACGGCACATTGCAGGAAACAAGATACAAAGATATCCGCGAAACGCAAAAACAAGAATTCACCTCGACCGGCGGCTGGCTGGGCATTACCGATAAATATTGGCTGGCGGCATTATCGCCAATGGCCGATCAACCGATCAAGGCGCGTTTTGCTTATAGCAAGGTCAAAAACGACGACCGCTATCAAACCGATTATACTCTGCCGGAACAAAAAATCGCGCCGGGGCAAAGTGCAACCGCGGTCAACCGGTTTTTCGCCGGCGCAAAAGAAGTCAAATTATTGGACCGGTATGAAAAAGAATCGAATATTCCGCGCTTTGATCTGGCGGTGGATTTCGGCTGGTATTATTTTCTGACCAAGCCGTTTTTCTTGCTGCTGCATTTCTTGTACACGCTGCTCGGAAATTTCGGCATCGCGATCCTGGTTTTGACCGTAATCGTCAAGGGCGTGATGTTTCCGCTTGCCAATAAATCCTATCATACGATGAATAAGATGAAGGAACTGCAGCCGGAGTTGATCAAATTGCGCGAAGAATACGGCCAGGATCCGCTGCGCCTGCAAAAGGAAATGGCGGCATTTTATCAGAAAAACCAAATCAACCCGCTGGCCGGATGCTTGCCGATTTTCATCCAGATTCCGGTATTTTTCTCGTTATATAAAGTATTGTTCGTTTCGATCGAAATGCGGCATCAGCCGTTTTTCGGCTGGATTCATGATTTATCGGCCCCAGATCCCACCACCATCTTTAATTTATTCGGTTTGATCGATTGGGCGCCGCCGGCTTATTTCTTATTCATCCCGCTGCATGTGGGAGCATGGCCGATTATTATGGGCTTTACCATGTGGTTGCAACAAAGATTGAATCCGGCGCCAATGGATAGCGCGCAACGCGTGGTGTTCGGCCTGTTTCCATATTTGTTCACCTTTATGTTGTCGAGTTTCCCGGCCGGTCTTGTGATTTACTGGTCGTGGAGCAACTTGCTCGGCATCTTGCAGCAATACGCCATCAAGCGTCATAAAATAGGACCCGATGCCCACAAACCCGTCTAAACCATTCACGGCGGCGGAATATAAAGGCGGATTAACGCTTTTTTCCGCGCCGTGCAAATTTATGCGCGGTGTTTCTAAAATCGAGGATTTGCAACAATTGCGCTGGCCGGAAATCGCCTTTGCCGGACGCTCTAACGTTGGCAAATCGAGTTTATTGAATGCACTGGTGCGCAATAAAACCATGGCGCGGGTATCCAACACGCCAGGCCGCACGCAGGAATTGAATTTTTTCAGCCTTGGCGACCGCTTGATCTTGGTCGATATGCCTGGATATGGATATGCCAAGGTGCCGGTCGAATCGCGCAAACACTGGGATAAGTTCTTGCCGCAATACCTAATTGGCCGCGATCAATTGCGGGTGGTTTTTGTATTGGTCGATGCGCGCCATGGCATCAAAGAATCCGATATTCAGATGATGCAATTGCTGGATCAGACCGAAACGCCGTTTCAGGTGATTTTCACCAAAGGCGATCAAATCAAACGCGATGCCATCGGCGATTTGATGCAATCGGCGGCGGATGTGGCGGATGAATTTTCCACCATGCAATTGCCACCCATGCTGGTCAGCAGCAAAACCAAAACCTGTATCGACGATTTGCAGGCGCATATTTACCGGATGGTAAAGTCCTAATGCCCAAAAACCGGCCGATGCAGGAGATTCAAAATTGGATTTTCGATCTCGATAATACCATCTATCCGGTCGACGCCAATATCCAGCAACAAGCCGACCAGCGCATGCCGCGCTATATCATGGATAAATTCGGCGTTGATTACGATGCGGCGCGAAAAATCCAGAAAGATTTGTATTTGAAATATGGAACGACCTTATCCGGTTTGGTCGAGGAAAATAAAATCGATCCATATCATTATTGGAATTATGTTTTCGATATCGATTATACCGGATTGAAACACGATCTGGCGCTGGCGGAATGCCTGTCCCGCCTGCCGGGCAAAAAATATATTTACAGCAATTCGCCGCGCTTTCACGCCGACAAAGTCTTGGGAACGATGGGAATAGCGGATTATTTTGACGGAGTTTTTGATTTGGCGGCGGCGGATTTCATTTCCAAGCCTCAGGCGGACAGTTATCGTAAAATGATTTCCTATTTCGGCCTTGACCCAAGCCAGTCTTTATTCATGGACGATGTGGCGCGCAATTTGGTTCCAGCGGCGCAATTGGGCATAACCACGGTTTATTTACAGCACGGAGCGCATCATCCGGATTTTGCAATTCCGATTCCGGACGATATTTTACCCTATATTCATTATCAAACCGATGATATGCTGCAATTTCTGCAAAACGCTCTTTTAACTTTGGATAAAAAATAATGACCGATCCCGTTCTTCTCACTCAAAAACTGGTACAGCAAGCCAGCATCACCCCATCGAAAAATGACGGCGCGCAGGAATTGAAATCCCGCACCGATGCGTTGAATATGTGCTTGGATTTATTGGAAGAACCGTTGAAGAAATTGGGGTTTGAATGCCACCGGATTGTGTTCGATCAGCCTGGATTTCCCAGCATTCCGAATTTATATGCCGAACGCGCGGGTAACGGCAAGCATTTGAATTTTACCGGCCATGTCGATGTGGTTCCGCCCGGCGACGTATCGGCGTGGAAATTCAATCCGTTTGGCGGCGAAATTGCGGATGGTTTTTTATACGGCCGCGGCACATCGGATATGAAAGGCAACATCGCGTCCTTTATTGCGGCGCTGGAAAAATTTATTCCTGCCAATCAGAATTCGGCACGCATCAGTTTGATTATTACCGGCGACGAGGAATCCTATGCCGTCAATGGCGTGCCAAAAATAGTTCCGTGGTTGAAACAACGCGGCATCGCATTCGATTATTGCCTGGTCGGCGAGCCGAGCAGCCCAAAAACCATGGGCGAAGAAATTAAAAATGGCCGCCGCGGCACCATGAATGCAACTTGCACCGTGCACGGCAAACAAGGCCATATCGCCTATCCCGAACGGTTCGATAATCCGGTTGTGCGCATGGGTAAATTTATCGCCGCATGCAGCGGCACGGATTTGGATAAGGGCAATGAATATTTCGCCCCATCCAGGTTGGAAGTAAACATCGTCGATCTGCCCAATCGCACCACCAATGTGGTTCCCAACAAAGTCACGTTCGGTTTTAACGTGCGTTGGAATTCGGAATGGACCAAGGAAACTTTATCGGCGCATTTGCGAAATCTTTGCGATCAACATTTGGGAACAGGGCAATATGATCTTGATATGGATTTTTCGGGCGGCGTCTATTTAACGCCCAAAGGCCCGTTTTTATCCGCGATCACCGATGCGGTTTGCGAAGTCACCGGCCGCACGCCAGAATGCACCACCGCTGGCGGCACATCCGACGGGCGCTTTGTGGTCGATATTTGCCCCTATGTCGTCGAATGCGGTGTAACATCGGAAACCATTCATCAAGTCGATGAGCGGGTAAAAGTGGATGATTTGAATAAGTTAGCCGATATTTACGAACGCGTATTAAAACGCCTATTCGCCTAATTTATTAATTGTTTCTCTAAAAGATAGTTTCTACAATCCAAATCTATGGACGGAACAGATTTTTTATCGGATCGCGCCTTTGGCGTTGAAATCGAAGCGGTGGGTTTCGATCCATATCGCGCGAATTCTATTCTTATGGATTCATCGCGGCCCGTTTTATTGCGCTGTGGCATGACCGCGCCGCAAACCCCGCCAGATAATCGTTTCGAGTTTTGGCAAATTATGCATGACGATACCGTCAAGGCCGGTTCACATTTGCCGCCGGATGCGGTGTTTGAATTGGCATCGCCAATATCCCAAGGCGCAAATGGATGGCAAGACATCGCCGAAGTCATGCAGGCCATGTTCGATCATGGCGCATTGGTCAATGATACCAGCAATTTGCAGGTTCAAATGGATTTGCGCGATGTTTGGGAAAATCCAGCTTTGCGGTTAGCCGTTAAAAAAGCGATCACCGAAATTTATATTGTTTTTGAACCAGGAATCGATTCCATTATTCGTCCGCGCCCATATCGCCATCGTTATTCCCGGCCATTGCGGGATTATTTCGAACCCGGCAAGGATGGACGCTTCGCCCTTCAATTGGTTTGTGATGAAATCAATCGGTGCAATGAAGATGATTTGGAAAAATTATTCACTTGGCCTAATGCAAAACCGGCTGTGAAATTCAGAGGTTACAAAACCGCAGAATATCGCGCCCATCAAGGTGTTTTGAATCCAGACCGCGCCCTGGGTTGGCTGGCGTTATGCCAAGGCATTACCGAAGCTGGCATGCAGATAGCGCAGGGATTATCGAGCTTGGATTTAATGATGGAGTCCGCGCAAAATCCGACAACGCCGGATGAATCATTGATGTGCTTGTTGCAATTTATTGGGAAACCCGGCCTTTGGCCATTATTGCATGCGCCGGAAATGATGCCTCGGTCAGCGCCAGTTAGTATGAAACCTTTAAAAAATACAACCCGTCCGGGGGCGCGGTTGGGCCCCCAACTTTTCGATCCTTCGCGTCCCGAACGCGGATAAAATTTTCCACGCCCCATTTTCCCAATCCCACTTGGACCAAAGATCCCGTGATATTGCGCACCATATGATGCAGGAATGAAGGGGCGCGGACAAACACGGAAATATTTTCGCCATCCCGTGCAACCGATATTTCATGCAAAGTCTTGATGGGCGATTTCGCCTGGCATTCCGAATCGCGGAAAGTGCTGAAATCATGGGTGCCAACCAAATGCTGTGCGGCCTGTTGCATCGCTTCGGCATCCAACGGCAGCGGAATTTGCCAGGCGCGATTGCGATCGACCGCCAACGGCGCACGGCGGTTGACGATGCGGTAAATATAAGAACGTTCCTTGGCTGAAAATCGCGCATGAAAGTTTTCATCCACTTTTTCTGCCCCTAAAATGGCGATAGGGTGGGGGTGCAGATGAAAATTCAACGCCTCGGATATTTTAAAAGAATCCAAATCGCGCGCGCAATCGAAATGCGCCACCTGGCTCAACGCATGCACGCCGGCATCGGTGCGTCCCGCGCCGGTTACGGTAACGCGTTCCTGGCAGAATTTATAAATCGCTTCTTCCAAACAACCTTGCACCGATGTGCCGTTATTCTGCCGCTGCCATCCCACGAACGGCGTGCCGTCATATTCTATGATAATTTTATAGCGGTTCATAAGGGCAGGGTTTTGGGGTTAGGGTTTTGGGTTTAAAGCAATACGGAATGCATCGGAATCTTAAATCCACGCAAGAATTCTTGTTTGGTCATGGGCTGTTTCCCAGGACGCTGTAATATAATGGGCGATAAAATTCCTTCGCCGGTTGCGATATTCAAATCATCGCTGATAACTGTGCCGGGTTTGTCGCCACGCAAATGATGAATATCGGCGCTGAAGATTTTAATCCGCTCTCCATTATATTCGAAATAGGCGCCGGGAAATGGCGCCAAGGCGCGGATTTGCCGTTCGATTTCGGCGGCGCTTTTATTCCAGTCGATTTTGGTTTCCGGTTTGGTGATTTTATGCGCGTAATTAGCGCGCGATTCATCTTGCGCTTGCGCCTTCATTTGCCCGGCCGCGATTTTCGGCAAATATTCGACAATCATTTCCGCAGCCAATTTGGTCAGTCTTTCGTGCAGCTCGCCAAAAATCATTTTGCTGTCGATGGGAATGGATTTCTGAATAAAGACCGGACCGGTATCCAATCCTTTTTCCATCTGCATCAATCCAATGCCGGTTTCGGCATCGCCGGCCCAAATCGCCCGTTGAATCGGCGCCGCGCCGCGCCAGCGCGGCAATAACGATCCATGAATATTGATGCATCCCATTTTCGGCGCATCCAGAATCGCTTGCGGTAATAGCAATCCATACGCCGCCACCACCGCAATATCCAAATTAAAATTTTTAAATTCAGCTTGAGTTTCCGCAGATTTCAGATTTTCCGGATGCAATACCGGAATACCTTGCGATTCGGCATATATTTGCACCGGCGATTTTTGCAATTGCTGACCGCGGCCCGATGGGCGCGGCGGCTGGGTATACACTGCCACAGGCCTTATGTCCGCTTCACATAATGCGGCCAGGGATTTTTGGGCAAATTCCGGCGTGCCCATGAAGGCGTAACGGATAGGGTTCATAAGTCGTGCTTTGGATCGGGCGGGGATTCCGCCAATTCGCGTTTCAGTTTGATCATTTTGCGCGTAATCATATCGCGTTTTAACTTCGATAAATAATCGACGAACAAAACCCCGTTCAAATGATCCAATTCATGTTGAATGCAAGTCGCCAGCAATCCGTCCGCATCGATTTCCCGGTTTTTGCCGGCAACATCCATATAGCGTAATTTGACGCGCGAAGGCCGTTCGATTTCGGCGTGAATGCCGGGGATGGATAAACATCCTTCTTCGTAAATTCTTGTATCTTCGGATTTCCAGATAATTTCCGGATTGATCATTTTCATGGGATCGGAAATCTTGCCGTCTTCCGCGCCACCGCGCTCGCCGAGATCAATAGTCACCAACCGCTCGCCGACGCCAATTTGCGGCGCGGCCAGGCCAATGCCCGGCGCGTCATACATGGTGGCCAGCATATTGTCCAATAACCGCTCGGTTTCCTTGGTTATTTTGGCAACCGGCTTTGCAACCGCGCGCAGTATCGGATCCGGCATAATTAAGATTGGCAGTAAAGTCATGGATTATGATATAAGGGTAAATCGAAACCCTGGCAACTGGATAGGCGCGAAAGAGGCTGGCAAATGACGATCAATTTGATGTTTTTGGCTCTGTTGGCGGCAATTGCGGCCCTTGCGTTCGCAGTATTGCGCGGTAAAAAACCGGATGCCGAAATCTCCGGCAAAATCAGCCTTTTGGCCGAGCAGCAAGCCACATTACAGCGCGTTTTATCCGAACAATTGCAGGGCCAGGAACGCAATATCAGCAAGGGCCTTGAAGACCGTTTGACCGATTTGAAAACCCGCATGGCGGTATTCGATGCGGCGCAGGAAAAAATTTCGCAATTATCGGCGCAGGTTGTCAGCTTGCAAGATGTGCTGGCGCATAATTATACCCGCGGCATGTTCGGCGAAGTGCAGTTGCAAAATTTGCTGGAATCGGTGCTGCCTTCCTCCGCTTTTGCGATTCAGCATATGATGCCATCCGGCGCCCGCGTCGATTTTTTATTGCATATGCCGTACCCGCCGGGACCGATCGGCATTGATGCGAAATTTCCGCTCGATGCCTATCGCTCCATGAAAGATGCGGCGAATGACGACGAATTGAAAATCGCGCGTAAAAGTTTTACCCAAAGCATCAAGCGCAAGATCGACGATATCGCGCAAAAATATATTGTCACCGGCCACACCGCCGATTCCGCATTGATGTTTATTCCATCGGAATCGGTATTCGCCGAATTGCACAGCAATTTCGAAGATTTGCTGGAATATTCCTATTCGCAGCGCGTATGGATCGTATCGCCGACCACCATGATGGCGACATTGAATACGCTGCGTGCGATCATGCGCGATGTAAAAATGCGCGAACAAGCCAATTTGATTCAGGCGGAAGTAAAATTGCTGTTCGACGATATTGCGCGGCTGCAAGATAGAATGGGCAAGTTGCAAAATTATTTCGGGCAGAGCGAGGAAGCCTTGCGCCAAATGGGCGTCAGCGTGGATAAAATTTCCCGCCGCGGCCATAAAATTGTCGATGTTGAAACATCATTGCCCGAAAATCAGGAATCCCAGCCTATTGCGGTTTTAAAAGTGGTTGAGTAATAAACCCTTGGATTTGTGCGGGTTTTGTGCTAATACGGAAACGTTATTACAACGGGAGCCATAGTATGGAAGCATTTATTTTTGTATTGGTCTTTGTCGCTTTAGTCATGGTGCTGGTATATGCCAGTGTTAAACCCGTCCCCCAAGGCCGGCAATTTACCGTCGAGCGATTCGGCCGGTATATTCGCACCTTGGAACCAGGCTTAAATTTCATTATGCCGTTCGTGGACCGTGTTGGCGCGCGCATCAGCATGATGGAAACCGTACTGGATGTTCCGGAACAAGAAGTCATTACCAAAGACAACGCGATGGTCAAGGCCGATGGCGTGGTATTCTTTCAGGTATTGGATGCCGCCAAGGCCGCTTACGAAGTCAACGATCTCGCCAACGCCATTTTGAATTTGGTCATGACCAATATCCGTACCGTGATGGGTTCGATGGATTTGGACGAATTATTGTCGCAACGCGACCGGATCAATGTGCAATTGATGCGCGTTGTGGACGAGGCGACCGCGCCATGGGGCGTGAAAATTACCCGCGTTGAAATTA
It contains:
- the yidC gene encoding membrane protein insertase YidC; amino-acid sequence: MKSEQKNLVLAIVLSAIILGVFEIAFKPTIVAQQRAYVETSKQEYVAHQQEIEKNSRPVVERAASMNAVKRVAFHNGRISGSINLQGGRIDDVTLTNYRETVDPTSPNIVLLSPENTKTGYYSEFGWVKTGDANPVLPNGDTIWRADKTELTAAQPVTLTYDNGQGLEFQKTYTLDQDYMITVTQTVRNKGNTPVSLVPYALIARYYEHHGRDFFVLHEGLLGVLDGTLQETRYKDIRETQKQEFTSTGGWLGITDKYWLAALSPMADQPIKARFAYSKVKNDDRYQTDYTLPEQKIAPGQSATAVNRFFAGAKEVKLLDRYEKESNIPRFDLAVDFGWYYFLTKPFFLLLHFLYTLLGNFGIAILVLTVIVKGVMFPLANKSYHTMNKMKELQPELIKLREEYGQDPLRLQKEMAAFYQKNQINPLAGCLPIFIQIPVFFSLYKVLFVSIEMRHQPFFGWIHDLSAPDPTTIFNLFGLIDWAPPAYFLFIPLHVGAWPIIMGFTMWLQQRLNPAPMDSAQRVVFGLFPYLFTFMLSSFPAGLVIYWSWSNLLGILQQYAIKRHKIGPDAHKPV
- a CDS encoding YihA family ribosome biogenesis GTP-binding protein; translation: MPTNPSKPFTAAEYKGGLTLFSAPCKFMRGVSKIEDLQQLRWPEIAFAGRSNVGKSSLLNALVRNKTMARVSNTPGRTQELNFFSLGDRLILVDMPGYGYAKVPVESRKHWDKFLPQYLIGRDQLRVVFVLVDARHGIKESDIQMMQLLDQTETPFQVIFTKGDQIKRDAIGDLMQSAADVADEFSTMQLPPMLVSSKTKTCIDDLQAHIYRMVKS
- a CDS encoding pyrimidine 5'-nucleotidase; the protein is MPKNRPMQEIQNWIFDLDNTIYPVDANIQQQADQRMPRYIMDKFGVDYDAARKIQKDLYLKYGTTLSGLVEENKIDPYHYWNYVFDIDYTGLKHDLALAECLSRLPGKKYIYSNSPRFHADKVLGTMGIADYFDGVFDLAAADFISKPQADSYRKMISYFGLDPSQSLFMDDVARNLVPAAQLGITTVYLQHGAHHPDFAIPIPDDILPYIHYQTDDMLQFLQNALLTLDKK
- a CDS encoding succinyl-diaminopimelate desuccinylase; protein product: MTDPVLLTQKLVQQASITPSKNDGAQELKSRTDALNMCLDLLEEPLKKLGFECHRIVFDQPGFPSIPNLYAERAGNGKHLNFTGHVDVVPPGDVSAWKFNPFGGEIADGFLYGRGTSDMKGNIASFIAALEKFIPANQNSARISLIITGDEESYAVNGVPKIVPWLKQRGIAFDYCLVGEPSSPKTMGEEIKNGRRGTMNATCTVHGKQGHIAYPERFDNPVVRMGKFIAACSGTDLDKGNEYFAPSRLEVNIVDLPNRTTNVVPNKVTFGFNVRWNSEWTKETLSAHLRNLCDQHLGTGQYDLDMDFSGGVYLTPKGPFLSAITDAVCEVTGRTPECTTAGGTSDGRFVVDICPYVVECGVTSETIHQVDERVKVDDLNKLADIYERVLKRLFA
- the truA gene encoding tRNA pseudouridine(38-40) synthase TruA translates to MNRYKIIIEYDGTPFVGWQRQNNGTSVQGCLEEAIYKFCQERVTVTGAGRTDAGVHALSQVAHFDCARDLDSFKISEALNFHLHPHPIAILGAEKVDENFHARFSAKERSYIYRIVNRRAPLAVDRNRAWQIPLPLDAEAMQQAAQHLVGTHDFSTFRDSECQAKSPIKTLHEISVARDGENISVFVRAPSFLHHMVRNITGSLVQVGLGKWGVENFIRVRDAKDRKVGGPTAPPDGLYFLKVSY
- a CDS encoding methionyl-tRNA formyltransferase, translating into MNPIRYAFMGTPEFAQKSLAALCEADIRPVAVYTQPPRPSGRGQQLQKSPVQIYAESQGIPVLHPENLKSAETQAEFKNFNLDIAVVAAYGLLLPQAILDAPKMGCINIHGSLLPRWRGAAPIQRAIWAGDAETGIGLMQMEKGLDTGPVFIQKSIPIDSKMIFGELHERLTKLAAEMIVEYLPKIAAGQMKAQAQDESRANYAHKITKPETKIDWNKSAAEIERQIRALAPFPGAYFEYNGERIKIFSADIHHLRGDKPGTVISDDLNIATGEGILSPIILQRPGKQPMTKQEFLRGFKIPMHSVLL
- a CDS encoding peptide deformylase, yielding MTLLPILIMPDPILRAVAKPVAKITKETERLLDNMLATMYDAPGIGLAAPQIGVGERLVTIDLGERGGAEDGKISDPMKMINPEIIWKSEDTRIYEEGCLSIPGIHAEIERPSRVKLRYMDVAGKNREIDADGLLATCIQHELDHLNGVLFVDYLSKLKRDMITRKMIKLKRELAESPPDPKHDL
- the rmuC gene encoding DNA recombination protein RmuC — encoded protein: MTINLMFLALLAAIAALAFAVLRGKKPDAEISGKISLLAEQQATLQRVLSEQLQGQERNISKGLEDRLTDLKTRMAVFDAAQEKISQLSAQVVSLQDVLAHNYTRGMFGEVQLQNLLESVLPSSAFAIQHMMPSGARVDFLLHMPYPPGPIGIDAKFPLDAYRSMKDAANDDELKIARKSFTQSIKRKIDDIAQKYIVTGHTADSALMFIPSESVFAELHSNFEDLLEYSYSQRVWIVSPTTMMATLNTLRAIMRDVKMREQANLIQAEVKLLFDDIARLQDRMGKLQNYFGQSEEALRQMGVSVDKISRRGHKIVDVETSLPENQESQPIAVLKVVE
- a CDS encoding SPFH/Band 7/PHB domain protein, with the translated sequence MEAFIFVLVFVALVMVLVYASVKPVPQGRQFTVERFGRYIRTLEPGLNFIMPFVDRVGARISMMETVLDVPEQEVITKDNAMVKADGVVFFQVLDAAKAAYEVNDLANAILNLVMTNIRTVMGSMDLDELLSQRDRINVQLMRVVDEATAPWGVKITRVEIKDISPPRDLVDAMARQMKAERDKRASILDAEGQRQADILRAEGEKQSMILASEGRKEAAFRDAEARERAADAEAHATMSVSEAINRGSVHAVNYFVAQKYIDALGAMASANNQKVIFMPLEASGVIGALGGITEIVKNSMQQQAANQDGSVKENLFKSG